The following coding sequences are from one Geothrix sp. window:
- a CDS encoding class I SAM-dependent methyltransferase produces MDSLLGPIEAVPSLELLGPQGSEIIRLFTRPFLLMHRASELYTARICLLLLLDLGWEDRLRAGTTLDQLCLGLSDQVRKPLAWMLPFLTYEGLLTRMGEVYTLSGNPPLDLAGIRALMEAEAPDHGVNFDLLDGVRERIRPYFTEGKAGEGLLFDLTLFPLWLSYFRNENLCYYPNNLLALLALREQLPEGARVMELGAGAGSFAQLVAWKGAEEGWLARIAEYRFTDVAPTFLRRAQRELKAAAPGLPLSFQALDLNRPLEDQGIGPASLDAIVGINVLHVAQDLEATLGDLRSRLKPSGRLVIGECLKPTLDQPLYLEFFFNFIKSFTEVTLDPRWRPRHGFLTPEAWDEALRHAGFAQIAHTPPPRPLMDRHPNFTVGALTARA; encoded by the coding sequence ATGGACTCACTCCTCGGCCCCATCGAGGCTGTCCCCAGCCTCGAGCTGCTGGGGCCTCAGGGGTCCGAGATCATCCGGCTCTTCACCCGGCCCTTCCTGCTGATGCACCGGGCCTCGGAGCTGTACACCGCCCGGATCTGCCTGCTGCTGCTCCTGGATCTGGGTTGGGAGGACCGGCTCCGGGCCGGAACCACGCTTGATCAGCTCTGCCTTGGGCTGTCTGACCAGGTCCGGAAACCCCTGGCCTGGATGCTGCCCTTCCTCACCTATGAGGGCCTGCTCACCCGGATGGGCGAGGTCTACACCTTGAGCGGCAACCCGCCCCTGGACCTGGCCGGGATCCGCGCCCTCATGGAGGCCGAGGCCCCGGACCACGGCGTCAATTTCGATCTGCTCGACGGCGTGCGCGAGCGGATCCGCCCCTACTTCACCGAAGGGAAGGCCGGCGAGGGCCTGCTCTTCGACCTGACGCTCTTCCCCCTCTGGCTCTCCTACTTCCGCAACGAGAACCTGTGCTACTACCCCAACAACCTGCTCGCCCTGCTGGCCCTGCGCGAGCAGCTGCCAGAAGGGGCCCGGGTGATGGAGCTGGGTGCCGGTGCCGGCTCCTTCGCCCAGCTGGTGGCGTGGAAGGGCGCGGAGGAGGGCTGGCTCGCCCGCATCGCTGAGTACCGCTTCACGGATGTGGCCCCGACCTTCCTGCGCCGCGCCCAGCGCGAGTTGAAGGCCGCCGCCCCGGGCCTTCCCCTCAGCTTCCAGGCGCTGGACCTGAACCGCCCGCTCGAAGACCAGGGCATCGGGCCCGCCAGCCTGGATGCCATCGTGGGCATCAACGTGCTGCACGTGGCCCAGGACCTCGAAGCCACCCTGGGCGACCTGCGGAGCCGGCTGAAACCATCCGGCCGCCTGGTGATCGGGGAGTGCCTGAAGCCCACCCTGGACCAGCCCCTCTACCTGGAGTTCTTCTTCAACTTCATCAAGAGCTTCACCGAGGTCACCCTGGATCCCCGCTGGCGTCCCCGCCATGGCTTCCTCACGCCGGAGGCCTGGGACGAGGCCCTGCGCCACGCCGGGTTCGCCCAGATCGCGCATACCCCGCCGCCCCGCCCCCTCATGGACCGGCACCCGAACTTCACCGTGGGGGCCCTTACGGCCCGGGCTTAG
- a CDS encoding DinB family protein has product MSISQSLLPEFGHEMAGLRRVIERIPADRMDFRPHPKSFSLHDLANHLVTVPGWAHTTMTETELDFGLPETRARQPKPSDTVEGLLRTLDAGVEKALEALSSASDEDFQVIWTLKNEGQVILAMPRIAVYRGFVMNHLVHHRAQLSVYLRLLDVPVPSLYGPSADEG; this is encoded by the coding sequence ATGTCCATCTCCCAATCCCTTCTTCCCGAGTTCGGGCACGAAATGGCCGGCCTCCGCCGGGTGATCGAGCGCATCCCCGCGGACCGCATGGACTTCCGTCCCCACCCCAAGTCCTTCAGCCTCCACGATCTGGCCAACCACCTGGTCACGGTGCCGGGCTGGGCCCACACCACGATGACGGAGACGGAGCTGGATTTCGGACTCCCCGAGACCCGGGCCAGGCAGCCCAAGCCCAGCGATACGGTGGAAGGCCTGCTCCGAACCCTCGATGCGGGTGTGGAAAAAGCGCTGGAGGCGCTCTCCAGTGCAAGTGATGAGGACTTTCAGGTGATCTGGACCCTGAAGAATGAAGGCCAGGTGATCCTCGCCATGCCGCGCATCGCCGTCTACCGCGGCTTCGTCATGAACCATCTCGTCCACCACCGGGCCCAGCTCAGCGTCTACCTGCGCCTGCTGGACGTGCCGGTGCCGTCCCTGTACGGACCCAGCGCCGACGAGGGTTGA
- a CDS encoding FAD:protein FMN transferase — MAVLTAPESRTLYQARFPLMGGEAEVKFVDVRGQDAATTLMQAAVAEARRIEAKFSRYRPTSVISEINTEAGGAPVIIDDETEGLVRAALDLAVLTEGRFDPTVGVLRRVWDFRKGVVPAEKAIQALLPCVDAGAVELRCGTVRLARRGMELDLGGVGKEYAADRVAELLRAGGAESALVNLLGDVRTVGSRGDRKPWVIGVQDPRDRDRFRLAIRAKGDCGIATSGDYERGFEVEGIRYHHLLDATTGHPARGLASVTVVAPTAFEAGRLSTATFLLGPQRGLHLLESSTSVEGALITEAGELLTTTGLARIATFA, encoded by the coding sequence GTGGCAGTACTGACGGCGCCGGAGTCACGGACGCTCTACCAGGCCCGCTTCCCCCTCATGGGCGGCGAGGCGGAGGTGAAGTTCGTGGATGTCCGTGGCCAGGACGCGGCGACGACCCTCATGCAGGCGGCCGTGGCCGAAGCCCGGCGGATCGAAGCCAAGTTTTCCCGCTACCGTCCGACCAGCGTGATTTCGGAGATCAACACCGAAGCAGGCGGTGCGCCGGTGATCATCGATGACGAGACCGAGGGCCTCGTGAGGGCCGCGCTGGACCTGGCCGTGCTCACGGAGGGCCGGTTCGACCCCACGGTGGGCGTGCTCCGGCGGGTCTGGGATTTCCGGAAGGGCGTGGTGCCCGCCGAGAAGGCCATCCAGGCCCTGCTGCCCTGCGTGGATGCCGGCGCCGTGGAGCTGCGCTGCGGCACGGTCCGGCTGGCGCGGCGGGGCATGGAACTGGATCTCGGCGGCGTGGGCAAGGAGTATGCGGCGGACCGGGTGGCGGAACTGCTCCGGGCGGGAGGCGCGGAATCGGCCCTGGTGAACCTGCTGGGGGATGTGCGCACCGTGGGGTCGCGTGGCGATCGGAAGCCCTGGGTCATCGGCGTGCAGGACCCCCGCGACCGCGACCGCTTCCGGCTCGCCATCCGGGCGAAGGGGGACTGCGGCATCGCGACCTCGGGCGACTATGAACGCGGCTTCGAGGTGGAGGGCATCCGCTACCACCACCTCCTGGATGCCACCACGGGGCACCCCGCCCGGGGCCTCGCCTCAGTCACGGTGGTGGCGCCCACGGCCTTCGAGGCGGGGCGGTTGTCCACGGCCACCTTCCTGCTGGGGCCGCAGCGCGGGCTGCACCTGCTCGAATCCTCGACCTCGGTGGAGGGCGCTCTCATCACCGAGGCCGGCGAGCTGCTGACGACTACGGGTCTCGCGAGGATCGCCACCTTTGCCTAA
- a CDS encoding ribose-phosphate diphosphokinase → MFGEMKVFSGSSHPELARGIATHMGMPLGRLKVTRFSNENIKVKIEENVREADVFVIQSSCPPVSDNLMEMLILIDALKFASAARITAVLPYFPYARSDKKDEARISITARLVADLLETAGADRVLTMTLHAPQILGFFRKPADQLLATPILTNYFLTKDLGNTTVVATDAGAAKFAGHFAKRLSVPMAIIDKRRFDDSEKAQSVALIGDVKGRDAIIYDDEIATGGSIKEAARILRELGAKSVRVGVTHPVFSGNALETLNSANLDELVVTDSIPVSPERAKAMPYLKVLSTAALFGDAILRIHGGRSISEMMD, encoded by the coding sequence ATGTTCGGCGAGATGAAGGTCTTTTCCGGGAGCAGCCACCCGGAGCTGGCGAGGGGCATCGCGACCCACATGGGCATGCCCCTGGGCCGCCTCAAGGTGACCCGGTTCTCGAACGAGAACATCAAGGTGAAGATCGAGGAGAACGTCCGCGAGGCGGATGTCTTCGTGATCCAGTCCTCCTGCCCCCCCGTCAGCGACAACCTGATGGAGATGCTGATCCTCATCGACGCGCTGAAGTTCGCGTCCGCCGCCCGCATCACCGCCGTCCTGCCCTACTTCCCCTACGCCCGCAGCGACAAGAAGGACGAGGCGCGCATTTCCATCACGGCCCGCCTGGTGGCCGACCTGCTGGAAACCGCCGGCGCGGACCGGGTGCTCACCATGACCCTGCATGCCCCCCAAATCCTCGGTTTCTTCCGCAAGCCCGCCGACCAGCTGCTGGCCACGCCCATCCTCACCAACTACTTCCTGACCAAGGACCTCGGCAACACCACGGTGGTGGCCACGGATGCCGGCGCCGCCAAGTTCGCCGGCCACTTCGCCAAGCGCCTGTCGGTGCCCATGGCCATCATCGACAAGCGCCGCTTCGATGACTCCGAGAAGGCCCAGAGCGTGGCCCTCATCGGCGACGTGAAGGGGCGCGACGCCATCATCTACGATGACGAGATCGCCACCGGCGGCTCCATCAAGGAGGCCGCCCGCATCCTCCGCGAGCTGGGCGCCAAGTCCGTGCGCGTGGGCGTCACCCATCCCGTGTTCTCGGGCAACGCGCTGGAGACGCTCAACTCCGCGAACCTGGACGAGCTGGTGGTCACGGACAGCATCCCGGTGTCCCCCGAGCGCGCCAAGGCCATGCCCTACCTCAAGGTGCTCTCCACCGCGGCGCTCTTCGGCGACGCGATCCTGCGCATCCACGGAGGACGGAGCATCAGCGAGATGATGGACTGA
- a CDS encoding DUF3570 domain-containing protein, protein MAATERAFILRRRSRLVLRGMPWMVAGLGMLGGRVARAQSFVELRYLFYSESDGRTRVQNPTLLLHHEFSEALGQIDLLLSHDSISGASPTGAYPTLSVTTSTSASGQTSTNAAGKIPMAQYTDERKSEGITYSRRFGAHLPTVDLSHSVEKDYIARGYGLSDAWTLFEGRGTLHYGISLSDDTVAPVTSTLRQPKKTHGYSLGWTWVLGEDDLLDVGLSRMNLKGDLNEPYLIVPVGITTAPERRPDTRARDAYFVKQAHYFEWDGALKTTYRFYRDDWGLKAHTLDFTYDQHLDEGWILTPRVRLYSQNAATFYDARFAAPQTYMSSDYRLSAFSSVLLGCAISTELSEGLTLSLGATYQIQQGKNPVTPLQTAATGSSPAVYAGPTTSAADVNTTTATLSLKWQY, encoded by the coding sequence GTGGCTGCAACTGAACGCGCCTTCATCCTCCGGCGCAGGAGCCGCCTGGTCCTGCGGGGCATGCCATGGATGGTCGCGGGCCTCGGCATGCTGGGCGGTCGGGTCGCCCGGGCCCAGTCCTTCGTGGAGCTGCGCTATCTGTTCTACAGCGAGTCCGATGGCCGGACGCGGGTCCAGAACCCCACCCTCCTGCTCCACCACGAGTTCAGCGAGGCCCTCGGCCAGATCGACCTGCTGCTCTCCCACGACAGCATCTCCGGCGCCTCGCCCACGGGCGCCTATCCGACCCTCAGCGTGACCACCAGCACCTCGGCCTCGGGCCAGACCAGCACGAACGCGGCCGGCAAGATCCCGATGGCGCAGTACACCGACGAGCGGAAATCCGAAGGGATCACCTACAGCCGCCGCTTCGGCGCCCACCTGCCCACGGTGGACCTCTCCCACTCGGTGGAGAAGGACTACATCGCCCGGGGCTACGGCCTCTCCGATGCCTGGACCCTGTTCGAGGGCCGCGGCACCCTCCACTACGGCATCTCCCTGTCCGACGACACCGTGGCGCCGGTGACCAGCACCCTCCGCCAGCCGAAGAAGACCCACGGCTACTCGCTGGGATGGACCTGGGTGCTGGGCGAGGACGACCTGCTGGATGTGGGCCTCTCCCGCATGAACCTCAAGGGCGATCTCAACGAGCCCTATCTCATCGTGCCGGTCGGCATCACCACGGCGCCCGAGCGCCGCCCGGACACCCGCGCGCGGGATGCCTACTTCGTCAAGCAGGCACACTACTTCGAGTGGGACGGCGCCCTCAAGACCACGTACCGCTTCTACCGCGACGACTGGGGCCTCAAGGCCCACACCCTGGACTTCACCTACGACCAGCACCTCGACGAGGGCTGGATCCTCACGCCCCGGGTGCGCCTCTACAGCCAGAACGCCGCCACCTTCTACGACGCCAGGTTCGCCGCCCCCCAGACCTACATGTCCTCGGACTACCGGCTCTCGGCCTTCAGCAGCGTCCTGCTCGGTTGCGCCATCTCCACCGAACTCTCGGAGGGACTGACGCTAAGCCTCGGGGCCACCTACCAGATCCAGCAGGGCAAGAACCCGGTGACGCCGCTGCAGACCGCCGCCACCGGGAGCTCTCCCGCTGTCTACGCAGGCCCCACGACCTCCGCGGCAGACGTCAACACCACCACCGCCACCCTGAGCCTGAAGTGGCAGTACTGA
- a CDS encoding DUF4382 domain-containing protein, whose translation MRPSLKTFSLLAVPALTTLALTVACGGSSGSSSPAPVATGSASIILTDAPSDQWSAVEVVVTKITLRSKADHAKEVVAFEGATAKINLVDLDSVGELLATAQLPVGTYDALRVTIDPASVNLVKADGTTVPAGQVHVNGASVLVALETDLVVTTTGSNAVQIDFDLGHPLFLVQLPNGDWVLNLQVKHRPNPNGMMGMGQMMFRHRRGTIASVGASSFVLHTDSGNDLTVNVGAGAWFFDADTKTVGSFAGLAAGKNALVSLRMQSDGSLWAVRVWYGVNALPGWTPEGHVVGVDRVNNKLLVSTNASVPRAIAIDADTTFTFRTDQTLGTGTATLADVWVGFKVQVDVKDPLQVPMHAKSVNIQRAVDGGAIKVADATQFTYTHPVAGDRVHAYANPFTWWYLGFPGVTSTSSGAFAAACAGSGDVRVRGVSDLVWNSGTSAWDANNAIFLPVALPKGTISTSYNGGQLGFTFTNSAAATQNITVSLNTTVGMQPAVLEVANQSGVITVTAIPESAWATKLVAPAVTRVAVVPKPDGTYAAYSVVVFSGF comes from the coding sequence ATGCGCCCTTCGCTCAAGACCTTCTCCCTGCTGGCGGTGCCCGCCCTCACCACCCTGGCCCTGACCGTGGCCTGCGGTGGCAGCAGCGGCTCCTCGTCCCCGGCCCCCGTGGCCACCGGCTCGGCCTCGATCATCCTGACCGACGCCCCCTCGGACCAGTGGTCGGCCGTCGAGGTGGTGGTCACCAAGATCACCCTGCGGAGCAAGGCCGACCATGCCAAGGAAGTCGTGGCCTTCGAGGGCGCCACCGCCAAGATCAACCTGGTGGACCTCGACAGCGTGGGCGAGCTGCTCGCCACCGCCCAGCTTCCCGTGGGCACCTATGACGCGCTGCGCGTCACCATCGATCCCGCGAGCGTGAACCTGGTGAAGGCCGATGGCACCACCGTGCCCGCCGGCCAGGTGCACGTGAACGGCGCCAGCGTGCTCGTCGCTCTCGAGACGGACCTGGTGGTGACCACCACCGGCAGCAATGCCGTGCAGATCGACTTCGACCTGGGCCATCCCCTCTTCCTGGTCCAGCTGCCCAACGGCGACTGGGTCCTGAACCTGCAGGTCAAGCATCGTCCCAACCCGAACGGCATGATGGGCATGGGCCAGATGATGTTCCGGCACCGCCGCGGCACCATCGCCTCCGTCGGCGCCTCCAGCTTCGTGCTGCACACGGACAGCGGGAACGACCTCACCGTGAACGTGGGCGCCGGCGCCTGGTTCTTCGATGCGGACACCAAGACCGTGGGCAGCTTCGCAGGCCTGGCGGCGGGCAAGAACGCGCTGGTGTCTCTGCGCATGCAGAGCGACGGCAGCCTCTGGGCGGTGCGGGTGTGGTACGGCGTCAACGCCCTGCCGGGCTGGACCCCCGAGGGTCACGTCGTCGGGGTGGACCGCGTGAACAACAAGCTGCTGGTCAGCACCAATGCCAGCGTGCCCCGCGCCATCGCCATCGATGCCGACACCACCTTCACCTTCCGCACGGACCAGACCCTCGGGACTGGAACGGCCACCCTGGCCGATGTGTGGGTGGGCTTCAAGGTCCAGGTGGACGTGAAAGATCCGCTGCAGGTGCCGATGCACGCCAAGTCCGTGAACATCCAGCGGGCCGTGGATGGCGGTGCCATCAAGGTGGCGGACGCCACCCAGTTCACCTACACCCACCCTGTGGCCGGCGACCGGGTCCACGCCTACGCCAATCCCTTCACCTGGTGGTATCTCGGCTTCCCCGGCGTGACCTCCACGAGCAGCGGCGCCTTCGCGGCTGCCTGCGCCGGCTCGGGTGACGTCAGGGTCCGTGGCGTGAGCGACCTGGTCTGGAACAGCGGCACCAGCGCCTGGGATGCCAACAACGCGATCTTCCTGCCCGTGGCGCTGCCCAAGGGCACCATCAGCACCTCGTACAATGGCGGGCAGCTCGGCTTCACCTTCACCAACTCCGCCGCGGCCACGCAGAACATCACGGTCAGCCTGAACACCACCGTGGGCATGCAGCCCGCCGTCCTCGAAGTGGCGAACCAGTCCGGCGTCATCACCGTGACGGCCATTCCCGAGAGCGCCTGGGCCACCAAGCTCGTCGCCCCCGCCGTGACCCGGGTGGCCGTGGTGCCCAAGCCCGATGGCACCTACGCGGCCTACTCCGTGGTCGTGTTCTCCGGATTCTGA
- a CDS encoding redoxin family protein, whose amino-acid sequence MHPRFPLHRPLAALLLMMGALLHAAGPGGPAPAIQLKDQGGKAFSLEALRGQVVVVDFWASWCGPCRKSLPELDALQARFAGQGVRVVGISLDADASAVATFLEKVPVRFTILHDPAGQTGEAFSVVAMPTTFILDREGRIAARFEGGSHAQEEAAIVAALLAGGAAAGEVRVAAGLQATGALKAWRRGHLADPIMALDGDRLTALLREHVHASKEGAAGNGGAAGGGCGCN is encoded by the coding sequence ATGCACCCACGGTTTCCGCTCCACCGGCCCCTGGCCGCCCTCCTGCTGATGATGGGCGCCCTGCTCCATGCCGCCGGACCGGGTGGTCCCGCTCCGGCCATCCAGCTGAAAGACCAGGGGGGGAAGGCCTTCTCCCTGGAAGCCCTCAGGGGGCAGGTGGTGGTGGTGGATTTCTGGGCTTCCTGGTGCGGCCCCTGCCGCAAGAGCCTGCCGGAACTGGATGCCCTCCAGGCGCGGTTCGCAGGCCAGGGGGTGCGCGTGGTGGGCATCTCCCTGGACGCGGATGCCAGCGCCGTGGCGACCTTCCTGGAGAAGGTGCCCGTGCGGTTCACGATCCTCCACGATCCGGCGGGCCAGACCGGCGAGGCCTTCTCGGTGGTGGCCATGCCCACGACCTTCATCCTTGACCGGGAAGGCCGCATCGCCGCCCGCTTCGAGGGGGGCTCGCACGCCCAGGAGGAGGCCGCCATCGTGGCCGCCTTGCTGGCGGGAGGCGCCGCGGCGGGTGAAGTCCGCGTCGCGGCTGGGCTGCAGGCCACGGGCGCCCTCAAGGCCTGGCGGCGCGGCCACCTGGCGGATCCCATCATGGCCCTCGATGGCGACCGGCTCACGGCCCTCCTGCGGGAACACGTCCATGCCAGCAAGGAAGGGGCCGCGGGCAATGGCGGCGCGGCGGGAGGTGGCTGTGGCTGCAACTGA
- a CDS encoding helix-turn-helix transcriptional regulator translates to MARAASRKVLESPRPDGGHLVKPERLQIVLEAIRDAGEHGITKEGLMRKLGGVASRTVDRAVQLLEEQGARFGKARQGLPAVIHFTLEKAPDWDSRITPHARMALEVALMALEGTATELWFDQLEGLRTLADSHLSSRDRDLFRALQEHVCVRGGADDQQALDTKMLTQVLLALGHPDGPRELDLTYKAASTGRTSARTVVPYTLTHDVFSGGAFLLAWDQAKQEPRHFRLARIEEAKALARRGLIPDKRPLEQARDLQIGGWYSLAAPFRIQVRVSGTNWPQALLDAPPALPGVEVRKEKGGTVLLAFQATEPSGPTRFILQFGPDAEVLEPRSLREHLVSTLKAMAAKYR, encoded by the coding sequence ATGGCCCGTGCCGCGTCCCGCAAGGTGCTTGAATCCCCCCGCCCCGACGGCGGCCACCTGGTGAAGCCCGAGCGGCTGCAGATCGTGCTGGAGGCCATTCGCGACGCCGGGGAGCACGGCATCACCAAGGAGGGCCTCATGCGCAAGCTGGGGGGCGTCGCCTCGCGCACCGTGGACCGGGCGGTGCAGCTGCTGGAGGAGCAGGGCGCGCGCTTCGGCAAGGCCCGGCAGGGCCTCCCGGCCGTCATCCACTTCACGCTGGAGAAGGCCCCGGACTGGGACAGCCGGATCACGCCCCACGCCCGCATGGCGCTGGAGGTGGCCCTCATGGCCCTGGAGGGCACGGCCACGGAGCTCTGGTTCGACCAGCTGGAGGGGTTGCGCACCTTGGCGGACAGCCACCTGAGCAGCCGCGACCGTGACCTGTTCCGGGCCCTGCAGGAGCACGTCTGCGTCCGGGGCGGCGCCGACGACCAGCAGGCGCTCGACACGAAGATGCTCACCCAGGTCCTGCTGGCGCTCGGGCACCCCGACGGCCCGCGGGAGCTCGACCTCACCTACAAGGCCGCCTCCACGGGCCGCACCAGCGCCCGCACCGTGGTGCCCTACACCCTCACCCACGACGTCTTCTCCGGCGGCGCCTTCCTGCTGGCCTGGGATCAGGCCAAGCAGGAGCCCCGGCACTTCCGGCTGGCCCGCATCGAGGAGGCGAAGGCCCTGGCCCGGCGAGGCCTCATCCCGGACAAGCGGCCCCTGGAACAGGCCCGAGACCTGCAGATCGGCGGCTGGTACAGCCTGGCTGCGCCCTTCCGGATCCAGGTCCGCGTCTCCGGCACCAACTGGCCCCAGGCCCTGCTGGACGCCCCGCCCGCCCTGCCCGGCGTAGAGGTCCGCAAGGAGAAGGGCGGCACCGTGCTGCTGGCCTTCCAGGCCACCGAGCCCTCAGGCCCCACCCGCTTCATCCTCCAGTTCGGGCCCGATGCCGAGGTGCTGGAGCCCAGGTCCCTCCGGGAGCACCTGGTCTCGACGCTGAAGGCCATGGCGGCGAAGTACAGATAA
- a CDS encoding helix-turn-helix transcriptional regulator, with amino-acid sequence MRRADRLFQIVQLLRRDRVSTAARLARELGISERTLYRDVADLMASGVPIESEAGVGYRLPRHFDLPPFMFNAEEGEALLLGARIVAAWGDPSLREAAESLLRKVEAVLPAGRRKSLSDLPFLVPDFHVPPETARFLGVLRQGLREQRRVRIAYARADGTSSDRVVQPLGLIFWGYRWHLAAWCELREALRTFRVDRIQAGELMDAFQPTRGQDLESYLGRMRAENPAGA; translated from the coding sequence ATGCGTCGCGCCGATCGGCTCTTCCAGATCGTGCAGCTGCTGCGGCGGGATCGCGTGAGCACGGCCGCCCGCCTGGCCCGCGAACTGGGCATCAGCGAGCGCACCCTGTACCGGGACGTCGCGGACCTCATGGCCTCCGGCGTTCCCATCGAGAGCGAGGCGGGCGTGGGCTACCGCCTGCCCCGGCATTTCGATCTCCCGCCCTTCATGTTCAACGCGGAGGAAGGCGAGGCGCTGCTCCTGGGTGCGCGCATCGTGGCGGCCTGGGGGGATCCCTCGCTCCGGGAGGCCGCAGAGAGCCTCCTCCGGAAGGTGGAGGCGGTCCTACCGGCGGGACGCCGGAAGTCCCTGTCGGACCTCCCGTTCCTGGTTCCGGATTTCCATGTGCCGCCGGAGACCGCGCGCTTCCTCGGCGTGCTCCGCCAGGGACTGCGGGAGCAACGCCGCGTGCGGATCGCCTACGCCCGGGCGGATGGGACCAGCTCGGACCGGGTGGTGCAGCCGCTGGGTCTGATCTTCTGGGGCTACCGCTGGCACCTCGCGGCCTGGTGCGAGCTGCGCGAAGCCCTGCGCACCTTCCGCGTGGACCGGATCCAGGCTGGCGAGCTCATGGACGCCTTCCAGCCCACGCGCGGCCAGGATCTGGAGAGCTACCTCGGGCGCATGCGGGCCGAGAATCCGGCTGGGGCCTGA